The Paraburkholderia caffeinilytica genome segment CGGCCGCAGCCGCGCGCCTTCGTAGTGGGCGAGGGTCTGCTGGGCAATGCCAAGCTGCTCGGCAAGTTGCTGCTGAGTGAACTTGTGGGCCTTGCGTGCGCTGGCGATACGCGAACCCAATGCCTTGAAAAACTGTTCATCCTTCGGATTCATGACTAAGTTCTGCGGTGAAGGTCCAACCATGATGATAGCGCTGATTTGGGGACTCGTGGGGATGCGTTACTCTGAAATGGAGTTTTTAGATGCGAAGTTCTTCAAATTCTGAATCTTCTGAGAGGTCTGTAGCGGAATGGCTAATTCGTGTCAGGCGTCCAGTAGGAGGGACTGGAAAGGCCTCACGCGCGATGGGCCAGTGGCGCGGCTGCCCCGCGGCACGCGCGCGACCTTGACGAGTAAGCGCACTAGTGCTGCCGCGATCAGTTTCTTGTCGCGCGGGTTGTAATATTTCATGGCCATCTGCAGCGTTTTCCAACCGAGAACCTTCGCGAGGGTTGCCGTCTAGTCGCGAGGCGGCTTCGCGTCCCAGGTCGTAGGGGTGCGGCCCCGTGATGCCAGCACGTTTGCGCGCCCGCACGAATGCCTTCCACAAATCATCCGAGTCGTAGAAGGTAATCAGCGGTCCCGAAGTCTGCTGCGGCGAGGCGCGGATGGTCGCTTCCGCGCGTCCCGGCAACGGGACCGTGCGCGGTTCCTTGTTCTTGGTCAGATCGCGCCGGATACCTCTCTGCCGAAATCGCGACGAATGTCTGCTTAGACGTCGTCATGGCAACGGCTGCGCTACACGCGATACGGGTAGTAGCACTTTGGCTGGATGAACCAGAGATCAGCGATATTCCCCTATCAGTAGACTCCACAGGAGATTGCGTCACCACCTACTCAGACGATCTGAGTACAGTGTTTTCGGGTGAAGACAATCCGTGGACTCTCGCGGACGGCTCCACGCCGCCCAAGCGCAAAATCTCCAAACATACATGTGGCTAACATGAAAATATATTCATATGTAATTCCTAGGGATTTTGGTTTTGCTCCAAATCCATTTTATGGCACATGCACCCTAGCCACCTGCAAACCTAAAATCAGAAAAGCCGCAAGATTGAACGACATAATCATAGGAACTCGCTCCGCTCCGAACGTTCACAAACTCGTCTTTTTTATGCAAGTACAAGAAATACTCACTTACGATGTCTATTGGAACGACGAGCGATTTTTTTGCAAAAGACCCAATCTATACGGAAGCAAGAAGGCTGCGTTCGGCGATAATATTTATCACCGCGATGACAAAAAACTCTGGATTCAAGAAGACTCGCACCACACCAATACCGACGGATCTCGATGTCAAGAGAACGTAGATACCGATACAAGTTGTGAAAATGTTTTGATTTCACAGAATTTTTGCTACTGGGGAAGCAACGGCCCGACCCTACCGTCCCATTTATATCAAGTCGTAAAGAAGGGGATTGGGCATAAGAGTAAATTTTCGGGTGATTTCGTAGAACTGATGTTCAAGTGGCTAGACGAAAATGACCGCGGATGCCTTGGCAAACCGCTCAGCTGGCAATAAAATTCGACCGGTGACACAAAATGATACTGAGAGATTATTTTGAGAGAATAAGGCCGCTCGACAAGCTACACGAAATAAATGCTGTACGGCTCGGGCTTTTTGGTGAAGTAGGGAGCGTATTAACGACGGCCAAGAAGAAAAGCCGAGAGGGGAAATTGTATGACTATGAAACCGCGATTACTCAAGAGCTGGGTGATGTAATTTGGTATTTTTTCCGTCTAGTAGATCGATTGAATTTAACGGTAGACGTACTCTTGCCCGATCAGTTTTGGGACGACGAGAAATCACTCCTACTTGCGACAAACGACCCATTTTGTCCCGTCGCACAAGCCGCAGTCGAGTCACACTCAGACCTCGAGCCGGTTCTGGAACGACTGGGCAGCTCAGCCGCAACACTGCTAAATCGCTCGCGGCTTGACCTTGAAGTTATCAAAGCAGACATACAGGAGTTCTTCGCAAGTTACCTGGGCACGCTACAAGCTACCGGCATCAGCTTCGCCTCAGTGCTAGAAAACAATCTACAGAAAACTGAGGGCCGTTTTTTACTTCCCGACTTTTCAACCCTTCCCACGTTCGATGAAGATTTTGACGACGACGAGCGATTACCCGCCCATTTCGAAATATCAATAATTGAACGCCCTAATGGGAAGAGTTATCTTAAATGGAATGACGTCTTTATTGGTGATCCACTAACTGATAACATCGAGACGGAAGACGGTTACAAATTCCACGATGTTTTTCACATGGCACATGCAGCAATACTACATTGGTCCCCAACCTTCAGGGCGTTGATAAGGCATAAACGAAAAAGCAACCCAAAGTACGACGAACAACAAGACGGTGGGCGCGCGATCGTAATTGAGGAAGGATTGACAGCATGGATTTTCTCAAATGCGAAAAATGCCGACTTGTTTAGGGAAAAGGAAAAGCTCTCATTCGACCTTCTTAAAGGAATTAAGCAGTTCGTCAATGGTTACGAAGTACAGAAATGTCCTTTATCTTTGTGGGAAAAAGCCATCTTAGACGGATATAGGGTTTTTCGCGAACTCAGTCAAAATCGAAGCGGTGTTATAATAGGCGATCGAGCAACAAGAAGTATTAGCTACAGGAGAGGATAATATGAATCCAGCGGATTTTGTGGACGCCGTAGCGTCGATAAAAATTAAAAATACATTTAATCCCTATTCTGCCGTATGCGAGCGATTTGATCGAAAAGACGCTGGGGAAAAGAGAAAGAAACTGCTTCTGGAGTTACTAAAAAACGCCTGCGAAAATGGGGTCGATTCGCTATGGATCGGACGCGACCTCGGTTATCGCGGCGGTAGAAGGACCGGTTTGGCGCTAACAGATGAAGTCAATATGGTGTGTCACGCTCGGCGGTGGGGACTATCTGTCTCTCAGGTCACCAAAGGCGAGCCGGTGGCTGAGAGAACTGCCGCCGTAATCTGGAATGCCTTGAATTCCGTTAGTGAAAATATTTTCTTGTGGAACGTTTTCCCGTTACATCCGCATGAAGAAGGCAATTCATTCACGAATCGTGCGCATAATTCGATGGAAAGGCGACTTGGCGAGGAGATTCTTGATACGCTAATCGAGACGATTCGCCCCAGACGACTTATTGCGGTTGGAAATGATGCCGCCGCTTCAATTGCCAAGTGCTCTTACAAGGCCGAAGTGTCACAATTCCGGCATCCCAGTTATGGTGGCCAAAACACTTTCTTGGCGCAGGTTTCGGCACTTTATGGCGTGACTATCCAGAGGTCGAAACAAAAGGAACTGTTCTAGATGTTTGGGTCAGTAGTTCGAATGTGGTTGTTGGCGAACTAGGTACCCGACACGACGGACAATTTCCCGGGGATGGCGGATGCGTCTCTGGACGCATCAAACATGCATCATGTGTCACTTGCCGCCCTGAATATTTAGCCCGCGCCGTAAGGGCTCCACGTGTTTTCCGACTGCGCATCAAAACCGTTCATGCAAGAAGGCACCGCAGGTGGGGAGGGAACTGAAGAAACTCACTGGTGACAGCTCCATGCTGCCAGCCGGCTCTTCATCCGTTTGGGTGACGGATTGGCGCCGTCTACCGTCGGATGGTTGACTCATCGCCTCGGTCGGCTCATGGTTTCGCCAAGGTAGGCTCGCGCACTACTAGCGTGCCTCGTTCCCACGCATGCGGTTTGTTGGTGACTCAGAAGGTCGTGAGAACACAACTAGCCAATGCTTATGTAGCTTTCCCCGATCGTCATCATGCAGTAGTGGGATTTTTGAAGATGAGGGCTTGAACGTGACCAAAATCATCACGCTTTATAACCACAAGGGCGGCGTGTCGAAAACGACTACCACCTATCACCTTGCATATGCGTTCGCGGAAGCGATGGGAATGAAAGTATTGGTTGTGGACGCAGACCCACAATGCAATCTTACGGAGTTGTGCCTCTCGAGGATTATCGATGCCCTAGACGTGAAGGAGGAGGAGGGCGAGACAACAACCCTTCCCGGATCGTCGGTTAAGGACGCACTGTGGCCACGCCTCGAGGGCGAACGAGCGAACGTAGACGTCGACGGTATCGTCCTGACTCAGTTCGACGAGGAACTGCCGTTGTTTATCTTTCGCGGTGATATCGGATTGAGCGAAGCCGAAGATCGACTCTCATACGCCTATAGCCAGCGTATGACTTCCGACATGCATCAGAAGCGCACGTATGTCGCTGTGAACGACATGTTGCGCCGGCTAGGCGCATTGCACGGCTTTGACGTGATCCTCGTGGATGTGGGGCCAAGCGCCGCAGCACTCACCAGGTCGTTTTTTCTGGCATGCGACCGATTTCTCGTACCTGTTGCCCCGGATCGTTTCAACTACCAGGCTATTGGCTCTTTGAGTCACATCCTAAATAAATGGATCACCGAGCATATGCAGGTGGTCCCAGACTTCCAGAAATTGTCGCTAAATGTGCCGACCCGAGCGCCAGTGCTACGCGGTATCGTGATGCAAAGGTTCCAGCGCCACAAAGGCGTAGCGAAGGCTGGGTTCAAGGTCTGGATTGATCGAGTTAGACAGCGGGCGGTTGAGGAATTGATCCCCTCCTTGATTACGGCTTCGGGAGCCGAAGGTGTGGCGAAGCACTGCCTTACTGAACCGCTTTGTGCCGAGATACATGACTTTGCGAGCTTGGCACCGATGATGTTGTCGAACAGCAAGCCGGTATGGCGACTCACAAAAGAGGACACGGAGTGGCAAGGACATGTCTGGGAGCAACGGTCTGCCGCCATGGTGGAGTTTCGTGACCGTTTCTTTGCGTTGGCCAAGCTTGCGATCGAGTAAACATAAATGGAATCTACTTGGTCGTACGGTGCTGTCGCCTTTGTCGACGTCCTAGGGTTCTCCGCCCTCGTATCGTCCGACTCGAAATCTATAGAGCCGCTTCATCTCGAGAAGTTGCGGGCCTTGCTCGGCAACGTCAAAGAGGCATCTCCTAATCTCGACGTCCGCGCGTTCTCCGACTGCATCACTATAGCGGCACCTCTGACGAGTGATCGTGTCGCACACCTGTTCGAATCGGTCATTTCACTTCAACGCCTCTTGGTTGGAGGAGGTGTGCTGGTCCGCGGCGGAGTTGCGTTCGGAAAGCACTTCGCCGACGACACATTGGTCTACTCGGAGGCGCTTATCCGCGCCTATCTGCTAGAGCGCGACAAGGCTCGCTTTCCGCGCGTCTTGACCGATCCGGATTTGCTCGACTGGTACTTTCACAACGATGACACGACGCCCGAGCTCGCGGATGCGGTTAAGGCTTTGTTATTGACTGACCGCGACAATCAGATCTTCTTAAACTACCTTCGACCTGGTGATCTTGAACAACATCTCGCCGTAATTCAGGCGTACAAGGTAGACAATGCTACCCCGAGCGTTCTCGAGAAGGTTCAATGGCTCGGGCAGTATCACAACTTCGTCGCCCAAAGCGTCGATAGTCCACACGTTTTTTCGGGACCAATGCTCGATGGATTTCGCGAGGTTATCGTTTCACCATAAGAATAAGCAGCGCCGCGTAGAATCATCGGTCGCTTAGGTGGCGGCCGTCGCGTCTTGATCAAATAAGGATTAAGGCGCACAACGTCGTCTCCTATTCAGTCATTGAACCGCGCGAATCGCCTTTGCAACGATTCGATTTCGTTGCGCTCGAATACCTCTCGGCTGCCGTGTCCGCCGCACCAAACCCATCAGTATTGCTCGGCACGATCCCCATGAACGTCGCCGATACACGTTACGTTTGAAGTAGACTGCCGAATCGTGATGAACGCTGGCGCGGAATGTCTTAGCCAAGCCCGACCAGGACATCGGCGGCTCGGACCAACTGCCGGCCGACCACGTTTCGACGTAATCCAGAATCTCGACGCTATCCATCACCGA includes the following:
- a CDS encoding ParA family protein produces the protein MTKIITLYNHKGGVSKTTTTYHLAYAFAEAMGMKVLVVDADPQCNLTELCLSRIIDALDVKEEEGETTTLPGSSVKDALWPRLEGERANVDVDGIVLTQFDEELPLFIFRGDIGLSEAEDRLSYAYSQRMTSDMHQKRTYVAVNDMLRRLGALHGFDVILVDVGPSAAALTRSFFLACDRFLVPVAPDRFNYQAIGSLSHILNKWITEHMQVVPDFQKLSLNVPTRAPVLRGIVMQRFQRHKGVAKAGFKVWIDRVRQRAVEELIPSLITASGAEGVAKHCLTEPLCAEIHDFASLAPMMLSNSKPVWRLTKEDTEWQGHVWEQRSAAMVEFRDRFFALAKLAIE
- a CDS encoding uracil-DNA glycosylase; this encodes MNPADFVDAVASIKIKNTFNPYSAVCERFDRKDAGEKRKKLLLELLKNACENGVDSLWIGRDLGYRGGRRTGLALTDEVNMVCHARRWGLSVSQVTKGEPVAERTAAVIWNALNSVSENIFLWNVFPLHPHEEGNSFTNRAHNSMERRLGEEILDTLIETIRPRRLIAVGNDAAASIAKCSYKAEVSQFRHPSYGGQNTFLAQVSALYGVTIQRSKQKELF
- a CDS encoding pyrophosphatase → MILRDYFERIRPLDKLHEINAVRLGLFGEVGSVLTTAKKKSREGKLYDYETAITQELGDVIWYFFRLVDRLNLTVDVLLPDQFWDDEKSLLLATNDPFCPVAQAAVESHSDLEPVLERLGSSAATLLNRSRLDLEVIKADIQEFFASYLGTLQATGISFASVLENNLQKTEGRFLLPDFSTLPTFDEDFDDDERLPAHFEISIIERPNGKSYLKWNDVFIGDPLTDNIETEDGYKFHDVFHMAHAAILHWSPTFRALIRHKRKSNPKYDEQQDGGRAIVIEEGLTAWIFSNAKNADLFREKEKLSFDLLKGIKQFVNGYEVQKCPLSLWEKAILDGYRVFRELSQNRSGVIIGDRATRSISYRRG